ctagcggttatatcacagatatagcCAGCTACTAGTTGTTTCGTTGTTGGCGGAAAAAGCTGTAGATTTGAAAAACGACACCCTTCAACAACTGGAAGGTCAGGGTTTAGTTTTCATGAAGTCCCGTTCGTAAGCTATCGAGCGCATCAACCATGTCGGAATTTTGTCAAGGAGTTAAGTTTTTGTTGAGAAAGCGAAACAAAAAAGCCTtggaataaatttaaaatttgcggTCAACGATGGGGCAGATATGTTTAACACATTGAGTCCCGTGTCGTTATTGttctcccaaagatatttatttgataagatttatttgagtcacatttcgacatccaaaaataaaccatattttatttattctcttattttgtaactgtcagttcaAGTAACCAACGCGTGAAGATTTTGTGATTTCTTGTTCGTCCTATCTAATATTACAATAAATGCGTTTCATGTTTAGATAAGTTTGGAGGGAACATCTTGGTGacccgccccgggtgtcacccggtcaccCTACGCCACTGGATGTGAGCCATAGTTTGGGCCCCGatctcgatgtttacaaaaatatccaaataGAGGTAAAAATGACCAATTAATCgagtcgcattacaggtctgtccgaTTAGCTAAATGCAAATGAATTAAATGCAACTTGCTGTATCATGAACAAGTTTTTGTTTCGAAAATCTAGCCAATTCTCTTCAATGAAAAAAGAAGCTGATTAGGTATAAGAAAATATATCACGccatgcaattttttttcctctcgaATAAATAAGGTACCTAATGTTCATTTACTTCCTGATAATAATAAGTAAAAACATTGCTAAATTGACTTTTTCCCTATTTTTAGTTGTATgaagaaaacattttgaaaatgaatccaTTATTACATACAACCGCACATAAAATTTAGTTCCATGTACAAGCTTTATTAAATGTATGTGCGCGGCTAGATTGCAAAAATATGTGTGTCACAGAACTGCGGTTTGTCACTGTCatatatttgggctactatgacAAATAGTATATCAGAGTGTTTTGGCGATCAAAGCATATTACAAGTCAGCGCACCATGAGCGTCAAGACGAAAAATCTCATGCCACTtgatgtaatggaagtttacacgTTTACCAGGATACATTTGTTTACGTTGAACTACCTGAATGCCATACTAAAATAAAATGTCAAAACTTCGAGGAGAACAatagtgcgctacacatacgaCGTCTCGTCACCTTGAAGTCAACGTaaaagaatgaaatgtcaattattctcccatgggaatcgtatggtagcattcacatacacaatcaccggcaactttgacgtcggcaaaataagtccaagagttGACAgaacggtgacggtgacgctgtatgtgtagtACACTTATAAATGAGTCTAAACATACTTTCAAATATGCGAACTTCGATATCGGGCAGAAATTTCAACGAAGAAAGAAATTTCTTAATTGTTTTAGCATGTAGTGATTGTTCAAGCTATAGTCGGTTATATATTCCGTTGCCTAAATGATTTGCTATCGCTCACACGTTATCGcgtgtagtgatccccgatttttgaaattaatcgttcatcaactaatcggatacttttcagcagtttgttattcgatacgattaatcgccccaaataatcgattaatcgattaatcgtcatactGAAAGCAATAataagttagactaatatttcaaatttgttagaaagccatctggaatcaaaaacgtattcattccgcctgaaaaacaattattatcttttacgctcccctaaactcgtaaaggaaggtcaattcgcgttgacggcattgagcttcgtttacgagttaagGGGAGCGCCGTCATtggttgattttcaggataaaactgcagtggccgtactttttttgacgtaggactacgtctttcatttctataccggggtgtaaaatcaaagtttcgaaaacgaaagcgttacgccggagaccgagattttgagcgttaatagctcctaaacaactgaacgaaatggtatgataaacacttcattcgaaagataaaatgtctacgcgttctatacttgttactttttgatccaaaaacttgtttcaatagtcttaaaattgctttcaaaacaggctattgaaatcaccaatcggtatataagcgagcgccactcggaaatccactcagttctaattgaacagcgattggagcatgttgtcgctgttgtggtgaaactcttcgtttatcatgaaagcgcggatgaacggtgtcaccaagagcctgtttgtgcaccctaggccagaagggaatccatcaggaggagagtgatgccacaaacggttccccgggaagacatcgctacacacacatacacgcgcagaattctttccgtttggatgccattcagcatcgagaaagttccagaaagatctaatcatttctggaaaataatctgccagttcctctgggaatttaaaaatacattcatgtgaaagagtttatttgaatgttttctaaccatataacacagcgatcaaatacatttgattttgtaatttttcaaccaagtgtaattcgcaggaaagcttctgaagattattcttccccatcagtaggatatttccgtatccaatattgtatgcgtacgcaatcgattattgctcagtcgccgaaagtttcgagctcagagagttcattcccctctagtttgccttccaaattgccatcgtaaaccacgccttctctcgattcaatcacgcacaaaaagcatacttaagcgatattctggtggtgagacgcattcatttttcgtgaggacatcgacaagacaacattgttgctgagggtgctggacagcgaaggatcgagatctgccctgaaacgcaaacagtttgtttgaaactgtgagggagcacagagaagccgatccttcaggagaagagaagatgaccatcgaagcagccgctacacacacacatacacgcacggaattctttccgtttggatgccattcagcatcgagaaagatccggaaaataatcgatcagttcctctgggaatttaaaaatacattcatgtgaaagcgtttatttgaatgttttctatccatgtaacactgtgaccaaatatgtttcaaccaagtgctattaacaggtggttatcgaattagcattaaccactggtgggcttccagtatcgaggaaaatttggaaatatctaatcgttgctggaaaataatctgccagttccccttggaattgaaaattacattcaagcgaaagagtttattttaatgttttctatccataaaatatccatataatacatttgggtttgtgatttgttaatcaagtacagttagcaggaaagctggtaaagattattcttcagaacaaggtttttcgtatcctatattggatgcataacaccttgtgcctccaacgtaacgctctcgttttctcgtcccccaaatattcatttattgattcattcagaatggatttagattcaacttcaaacaaatgatctctaaatcaacgatagtccaacgtcacccttgcggttataccatagatataacccacttcctgttttttgctctgggcttggatcgattaatcgacgtaaactattcgttcgcttcgattattggttgttcagtattcgttcgattaataatcgatttctgtatgaagtattcgattaatcgattaatcgaacgattatcggggatcactaatcgCGTGTTCGACGTAgtatttacaataaataaaataaacaacaaatgaaagctttgctcgatgaagataaagataaaatgcaatctgcgacaatcatcaattcgTTCCGGACAATTTTGTCGCCTACTTGATTGTTCAAAGCATATTGACGAAGCTCAGTAACAGACATAGTGTTGCATCGTACTCCGTCAGTCACCATTTGAACAAGATTTTTGACAATAGGATGAGACTAGCGTGGTTCGTCAGTTGTCAGTGATATCAATGAAACAGTGCAGCTCTGGTGTGTCGTACATATAAatttgatacgaaaattttTCTCGGTGTAAGCttctcaattaatgaatgaaaCATTTCATTCATCTCAAGATGAAATATTTCATTCTTCATAATGTCACAGCCCTGCATTCGAGGGCAAATGTCAAAACAACCGAGTGAACTTTGAAACACTGTTTTGGTTTTATGTCTGATACATATTCATCAAGGATATAATTATTGAATACCATTTTTATCACGTTGTATATAATTGGATACTGCTGATAGACATCGAGCAGGTAAGTACCCTTTTAACCATGCATCAAGCTACTTACCTGCTGTAAACACCTATCATAACCATTGGTTTTAGTCATGTAGCTTGAAACAGCACGTAGAAATTCGAGTCCCTTTTTCGCAGACATCCTTATCGACAATTCGACAATTGGCAGCCGGAAACTTTATTGTGGGAACTGTTACGTAAATCGACGCGTTCAAAACTGGATGTAAATCACTACTgaaatcgaaaatcaacaatcctGCGCTCGAGTGatggtttcatttttgttttgattctacAATTTCGCGGCGTCGATAACTCGGAGGAGGAATCAAAGGTCGACGCAAAGCGTCGCTTCAACTGGATTTGTACACGGAAATTTCAATTAAGCCGTATAGAAGTTTGTCTGAGAAATAATTCAAACCATAACGGTGCTCATATACTGTTATAGATAAATATTTGTCGTTGACTTTACGTATGTGTAGTGCACTTAAAAAAAAGTCGTACCAGTATATCGTTGCATAGCAATTCAGAAATATTAGTGCAATCAAGCATTTCAGACGATGACCGCcgacaaaaaatattttcttgatTTAATTTacgtaaaaatgtaaaatgtgagaagtaaaataatataaaaatgaatgaaaattattatccaAACGGATCACAATTTtcaattctgtattccgttcgattTAAGTCCAATCGAGTGTAATatcattcaaaatattcaaatacttagaagacataatCCTGAAATCGAAAAGCAAATTTCGTCAGATCAAAACATCTCCACCGGCAATCTACACTTCTTTCTATCGTGACGCCTATAACGATTGGACTGCGAGTTCAtcatcagggcccgaaatcttcgaaggtgaaaaatgaagaccgaccctactctccgtagcttcgcttcgactagaactgcttcggcagtcgccgtcaacaaaaagtgaattgacctgaaaatgaattgactagcgttgaaagcgaagatgactgatgaactggTCCAGCcagtggttattctaactgacgcgactaatgaatataaatctggctcttcattcaactgacttcaatccacatttctacccccctaggaacgaaattgttaCCCGCGTACGCTTCTGATTTTTACgcccatataaagaggaacgaaaacttgatttctgatgcaagaaCGTAGTTaccccattaatggacggtttattgtttacccatcgtgaactcaagcCAAAGAACATAAACAATTATCAGGTATGCTGTAAAGGTCCtccgttagtattagtaaaaagcgtgcaaaatagcgcacgctattttatacgtgttagtaattttcgtgtacgatacaaaaaaaaactagctcacctgtagcttATGTCGAACCACGTTgagctcaaacatcgatgcatgcatacgtgatacatcagagagaggaacgaattcgttttgggtaagtcacttcaaaatgcaataaagacaatttgactgggaagaatgagaTGAGATAGTCGAATCGTAGAGGCGGAAAGCGACTAAACGCTCgtctgactgtttagtcgttttggcggagaaactgtgtgaagaagccaaaagacatttccaactgaatacggatatagtcagtcagttaGTCAGTTGACTattctcagttgactatgactctAACTTTGCCCTATCACGTATAGTTTGATCTGTTTTGGAATTTTGTTCTCTCCTATTGTCATTTGATCGAAGATGAGTATGCATATTTCAGATGTTCATACTCAGTGAGACAGCGAGACGAATAGACGAATGAGTGTGAGAGATAATGCAAAAACTAAGGGCCTCATTACCGTACacagttcacggtgaaaacaaaaTGACCGGCACGCCATTGAGCTACGTTTTACGATttagtgaagcgtcaaagataatgggTTTTCAGGCAGGATGAACATCTTCAAATagaaatcagccattccatgctaaaccgatgtagtggttctcagattttcgtcaaaagtggtagttttgttcttcatagCAAATTATTAAaccaaatttttttaatttttttttttgttagggtgaccatttccgaaTTTCCATATTGGTccgaaaaattctttttttcgcatttttgccaaaaatgactttttttacataatttttgaaccactggaccaattcagatgttaaaatattagataaaattaaagtcaattagctggtcttttgtggaaaaatactacagttgcagaaaatttgaattgtgttttcgttattattgtatttgttttttctagttttcatggtctcgggaccaaaggctatattttttaatatttttcctggaaagctgtggattttttaaataacatatctcgaaaccagggaagcattttttttcgtttttgagttatgatttctcaaagttaaccgatggtccaaaaaatcatttttccctattttcccaaaaatgactttttttcaaacatttattacttttgaactactggaccgattcagatgatcgacgtatcaTATTAAAGCCTAGATCCTACAGCTTAAATACAAACATAGCCagctttttcttaaaaaaaataacacatttatcgttgaattggattatagtcacatacatccagtctagtcgcatagaaatattgaacgaaaaccgaaaacatgttaactttgaaaaatcataacttaaaaaggaaaaataacacctctctggtatttggatatattatgtgaaaaaaaaacctcagctttctggataaaatataaaaatcaattattacgaaaacaattatttttttatttagagtgtcatattttttaaaacaagaCTAGACcattggatttaatttgatatgtccgtcatctgaatcggtccagaagatcaaaagttatgattttttgtagcggaaaaaatggggaaaaatgattttttggaccatcggttaacttgaTGATCATAATATAAATATTCTTCTGCCATTCACGTTCATATAAACACAAAATATGTCTGGGAAAATATCTATTAAAATGTAAAGTAAGACCATAAGGTACACGATTCACGGTACACGGATAGGTCTATGTTAATATATCTCCACGAACGGATATATTTCAAACTCATACCAGTAGTGTTTCCAAATATATCTCTTTATGATATtagataaagataaaaaaacaattaatcAATTTCTTCGATTTCAGCCCATTCACAATGGAAATGAACGAGGTTGGTAGTCTCCAAATACCCGATCAAGTTAATCTACCATTTGCGATCTCCTCCTCTGGCGACAACTACGTCATAGTGACCAAGGGTAGCACCCAGATCCTACAGCTTAAATACAAACATATTAATGAGGATGGTGCCTTAAATTACATCCTCACGCGATTCGAATGTTCCAAGGATAAACCCACCGGACAACTAGCAAGCAAAGAAAAAGATGTTTACAACCTCAGCAACCGACTGGAGAAGGCCATAATAATGCTTGATCAAACAATAGTACCCAACATCGCCACGCTGAACATAAACAACGTTAGCGCTTCCGCTTCGCCACCTGGAATCTTCCAGGACTACAACAGTTGTCTGGTGGCCCATCTGACCAATATAGGACAACTCACTCTGCAGCGATATGATAAAAACCGAAACGAGTGGAACTCGTATGTGGATGTATCATCCGCCTGGATAGCGCACTTCTATGATAACAGCGTTTTCAGAGATTTTAAAAGTTTAGTACCTGCCGTGTACGAAGCGCTCATCACTAGCTTTTGTTGGCGCGACCAAGCTTTTCGACATGTGGCACATTTTGCGATAGGGACAAAATCTGCCAAAATAGCAATATACAGTCTACTGTCGGATAGCGTTCGAGTTCAGTATCTTGCGCAAACTTCCAATCCGGTGAGGAACCTCAAGTGGATCACTATCTCCGAAGATCGAAATCTTCTGCTGGCGGGGCTGCTGAATGGGAAAATAGTTTTATACAGTTTCAAAACGTTGCCCGATGGGGATATATACGATTTTGTGCAGCTGAACGATATTTGGGCGGACGCAGATGATTTGACCATTGGACACATAGAGTATGAGATTGATCACTCCAACCAACGGTTATTAGTGTTAATCGTAAAGGGAACGCATCTACTGGCATTTGTTTGTAGCTTACACGGCGAGGTTCGTTCTGTGGCCATTCAAAATATGAACAATTTCATGATCACAGGTGAATATTGTTTTCCTTAAAATTCAATCGATATGTTAATTTGTTACCTTTCTAGGTCTCCAACAACTCTTCAGTTACCGGTACATTTTGTGTACACTTCCCGGCTCGATGTTCTGTGTCGAAATCAAGTTCATCAAAACTGGCCAACTGGTGATCGAACACACTCCTATCCAAACCGATCTGAACACAAGTAAATTTTCGATTTACGGAGTGACTGCCAGCAAAAACCGCGCCTGTTGGTTGTTCGTTGGCTATCCGTCGAAAAGCTTTGACCATCTAAGTTTGCGCACTCCCACGGTTATATTCTTCTGCAAATTCAGCGTACAAGACCCAGTTAGGATATTACTTGAAAACCCAACACTCAGGATGACCGATTTTTATGATTGCGCCGAAGTGATCAGGTACAGTGGAAACCGGAATACCCAGACGCTGGGTGAACTGGGATCTCGTGCTGCATGTATCGCGAGGATGGATGATTCTTACGCTTATCAGCTGAAGTTGCAACTCATTCAGTTGGGTTCAAGATTCAGTCATTTCAAGAAGCGCTGCCAATCGATAGCGGACTCACTGCTGGGGCAATTTCAATTTGTGACGATGATGATTGATGCCATACATGCTGCTAAGGTTATTTATTATTTCCTCAACCTTTGCCAATCCGTCGGCGAACTAAGCTACATGCAACTATTGACAGTGCGCTGTTTACGGAATTTCCTGCGTGATTTTGCAGCAGGTGTCTTCCCTGGAGATTTCGAACATGTTCATATTACATTTAAACCCATCGTGGAAGAAATTGTCACGCGGACGAACGAATTACTCGCGAATGCCACCGTACAATTGCAGCAGGAAGAGTGCATGTTTTGTGGAATGACCATCTCGGACACGAATCAAGTGTGTTCACTCAATCATCAAACCTTTCGATGTTCAATCACTAAGCAGCAAATTCCGGTCAGGAACATTGAAACTGTTTGCAGTATGTGCGATCGCTACTCGTTGGACGTGGAAATACTGACGGAGATCTTCAACTACGATAGCGGGAATGTGCCAATATATTATCGTTATTGCTGTCTGTGTGATCTTCCATTTACCAAGCGTCTCATCGTGTgatcaattgaaaaacaaaaattgaaataaatcaattTTGAAATCATAACATCTCTATTGGTTCTTGAGTTCATAATGGGTCTTTTTTGGTTATCACTTTTGTAAATAACTTTAAAAAGTTGTAGGGGAAAtaagggtaaaaccgacaccctaaggatttccaGATATATTTCCAGTACCTCCCATGTTTCTTCGACTCCAAATGGTTACAGAACTTTTCTTCAACTATTAATGAACCAATCTATAGTATCCGAAGATCATTTCTTGAGTAGAactcgagttttgatagaatacaaaaattgatgttttcaggtgaaataaatagGAGTACGGGTGCAACCGACACctgttttagaggcgaatgaaacgAAAAGTTTAGAATCCTATCAAAAACAAATAATGGAATGGAACCTTTAGAGAAACGAATGTAAACATATTACAATAATTTCTAAGTATCAAGAGGCTATCTATAAACTATTTGGATGCTTCAAGAGGGGAGAGGGGAGATAGTGGCAAATTGTATGTAATTGATTTGCTCAGATTTTGAAtagtaaaaaagtaaacaaattcaACTGCAATTGAACGCCACATCTCTCGCCGCTGATGTAGTCTAAGGTTTGTGGAATGAATGTTCGAATCCCGGTCTAGAAATCTCAGCTAGCTCTTATGTTTATGTCTCAGCTTGGGTGAGCATCCACGGGAGATGTGCCGATGAGCGTTGAAGCTCTGCCACGCTTTTTTGATTGCATGCCCGATTCATCGTTGGTTGAGGTTGTTTATCAGTCTAGCTCTAtcctttttatttcaaaatataataTGCGACATATTCAGGCATCTACAAAAAGTAAGGACGCATTTTTCCTGTCAGTGGAACACAAACCctagtgtcggttttaccccgaATAGACTCGAAATTGCAAAACTAACTAGCTAACTATGTCAAATCAATCCTATTCCATATGAACTAACTTGTTTCCTAGACTTGTTTACTAATTGTACAGAGGATTTCCATGTTTCGAAAGCTGAAtgtcctctttggaaaaatgaaaaattccacaCCGCTATAGAATACTCTTTGTTTATCGATAGCACAAGTACAGGCTCCACCGATTGTGATTTtgagataaattttcaaaaagacaGACTACGAGCAAATTAATTGTGAGCTTAATGATATAAATTGGTCATAGACAAagctgttgaaatttttgatgataatctgtatagaatcattagcgaacatgttccaacaagaaataaaaaaaaaacttaatacaaattcaaaaacaccagtatggttcactcgtgatattaaaaatctcaaaaacaaaaaacggaaagctcataaaaaatacaaagcaagcgaaactttgggtaaTTTAACCATATACAAAGATATTTGTAAAAATCTTGATACGGAAATATCACTACTATACGAAAGCTATATTACAAGGATAGAAAAAAGGATAGAAatgaaatttggagaatacgttggatcaaatgatagtgatattaGTAATCAATTCGCCCGTTTGTACATAGGAcattgtctttgatttctatatagggggatttctatataggtcaaaaatgttacgattcattaagagttttcaaacgcatattactcaaaaccgttattgcaacaaatgttgtgttgtataccattagacaggaaatttatccagcatttttgcttaagacatgaacagtgaatatatagaaaaaagttaacaatttgacaattaaaatgggcatgttttttcgattttactagccacacgttttcccccacaatgcaacgagcaatctttttgcctacaattcggcgttagctcacaatgtaaTTGGATGCGTATTATGAACTACTCTcgatttaccgataataggcatttatcagttggcagaatcaaaGGAGGGATGATCTAGGAATAATCTTGAAGATGATGTTGGATGGTTTCACTCTATTCTCTccaaagatttgacgagagcctggCCCAATATGTTgaacgttgatagagattttattacATTGAAGTACaagttgttgtccaatcaattcgtgctcaattcacgttttatcgtgtagatcttgctactaacaatttatgtaattgtggtccagcaTGTCATTATATCGATCATGTTGTTTGCTTATGCAAAATgcaatgcaattaatgaatttaactggctgctgatttagaagttcaGAAAGGTATACTCACGTATATTTTTCAGAGGCTCCAttcaatgtatcaaaagagaaaaaaattaaacaatgaaaaactcaattcaaatgtaattactACACAtaaagtcctatgtcaagatcccgtccgtgcccctaggcccagacccatcaacttttttctacAACAAATAACGTGGTTCAAGAACacgattatttttcgtttttacccgAGTGTGCGAACTCGGTCTCAATTGATAATATTACCGCTAACGAACTTCTTATCGCGCTGGAGGATCTAGATTCATCTAAAGGTCCCGGGCCGGATGGTATCTACCCaatattgttgaaaaagttggcaACGGCTTTCGTTCATCCTTTGGCCTGACTTTTCCACTTATCGCTAAAATTCGCAATATTTCCTTCtgtctggaaaaaatcattcctacTACCCATATTCAAATCGGGGAACCGTTCTGACCTAAATCACTATCGtggccagggttgccacatatacagaatattctgtattttacagatttttcgccaaatttctgatacagaatctgtatatacagaattacagattttcagcaaaaatacaaaatttacagattttttaaaaatccaattataaatattaaatttattacattgaatacATAGATACCTAAGTTATGTAAGATAGAATTGTATGTTATGTATGACCATAATTaatccgccaatcgtatattgactcatttaaacgatcttatgactaaaccgattatactgttcctaaactttgttctacaactcATCAATAACGTCATTCGCAATTTTCAGTCAGAAAGTTCACAACTTTGCAAACTTTATAATGAGATAAAactgttattgttgatcatgttgggtaacttatgtttggagagcttCGTGTAACGATTCGTTGATACTGaccctttttttattaaattcgtttatttttacagactcagttacataagtttaaaggagccaaattcttaataatatttttattactatacataaacattttatttaatataaggttagtaaggtagaaaaccggtgctcccttggccgagtggttagcgtcataactaacatgccgggtgttcgggttcgattcccgttctggtcgggggaatttttcgtcaaagaaatttcctccgacttgcactgtgatcacgcgtattctagagcttgccactcaaaatgcattcaaggcgtgttatttggcatagaaatctcaactaagtactaataaaaatgacgcaaataatactacgttgagacggcgaagttcctctaggaacgttagtgccattgaagaagaagaagaagaaggtagaaaaccgattactcgcggtctactcgagttcagaagggtgacatattttttttcaggaaaaggatgcgatataaggaaattgttacaataatgataatttCACACACTCAactcttaaatctattcgtatatctattatgtatttacat
The Toxorhynchites rutilus septentrionalis strain SRP chromosome 2, ASM2978413v1, whole genome shotgun sequence genome window above contains:
- the LOC129766943 gene encoding uncharacterized protein LOC129766943, which translates into the protein MHAYVIHQREERIRFGPFTMEMNEVGSLQIPDQVNLPFAISSSGDNYVIVTKGSTQILQLKYKHINEDGALNYILTRFECSKDKPTGQLASKEKDVYNLSNRLEKAIIMLDQTIVPNIATLNINNVSASASPPGIFQDYNSCLVAHLTNIGQLTLQRYDKNRNEWNSYVDVSSAWIAHFYDNSVFRDFKSLVPAVYEALITSFCWRDQAFRHVAHFAIGTKSAKIAIYSLLSDSVRVQYLAQTSNPVRNLKWITISEDRNLLLAGLLNGKIVLYSFKTLPDGDIYDFVQLNDIWADADDLTIGHIEYEIDHSNQRLLVLIVKGTHLLAFVCSLHGEVRSVAIQNMNNFMITGLQQLFSYRYILCTLPGSMFCVEIKFIKTGQLVIEHTPIQTDLNTSKFSIYGVTASKNRACWLFVGYPSKSFDHLSLRTPTVIFFCKFSVQDPVRILLENPTLRMTDFYDCAEVIRYSGNRNTQTLGELGSRAACIARMDDSYAYQLKLQLIQLGSRFSHFKKRCQSIADSLLGQFQFVTMMIDAIHAAKVIYYFLNLCQSVGELSYMQLLTVRCLRNFLRDFAAGVFPGDFEHVHITFKPIVEEIVTRTNELLANATVQLQQEECMFCGMTISDTNQVCSLNHQTFRCSITKQQIPVRNIETVCSMCDRYSLDVEILTEIFNYDSGNVPIYYRYCCLCDLPFTKRLIV